From the Populus nigra chromosome 13, ddPopNigr1.1, whole genome shotgun sequence genome, the window TTGTCATATACAAGAATATCAGTGATCCGGAAACCTTTCATGAGTCACAAAAACATGCAACCATGTGACTGTTCTATCATCATATGACTAGCAACACAACACAAATGCTAAAAAACGGACAATGGCCTACAGCATATCACCAGAGAGAAATTTCCTTTCCAGTTCAACTCAAAAGGCTAAGGAATTGACCAAATATAGATGCAGAAATACATATTGGAATGAGCACTGAAAAGAGAGAAATCAATGCTTTGGCAACTATGGGGTTTCTATCAACTTGAAGTTGATGCAGTTATCATCATGGTCCTTCCACCAGTCCATATATTGTTTTGGTGATATTGGCGTTCTGAAAGGAGATGAAGTATCAAGTTTGTATTCCCAAGACTTATCTTCATGGAGCTGCTCTGTCATCGCTTCCAATTGCAAGGGCCTTGGGGGACTCTGAGCATTAAATAGAAACCagtattttatttagataatccatataaacaagagattagtTTTTGAAACAAGAAAGAACCCAAATGAAACAATGTGTAAGAGGGGAAATAAGCAAACTGACCTTCATTGTAATTGTTGGCGGTGGTGAACATGAAATTCCCAACTTCTTGGAGAAATCTAGGCAAAAGAATAAAATGTGAATTGAATTTCACAAGAAAAGAGTGTTTAGTGATAATAAGCAGAAGAATATTAAGTTTACATTACCATCGTTTAGTCCAATTGATTGCAGAAACTCATCGATGTCCATAGCTCTTGTTTGTGCTTTGATGCACTCCTCATGATTGTGCAGAAACTTTTCCTCAGCAATTGCACTGGTTCGATCTGGTTCTTCTGTCAGAACACTTAGCTTTGCATTGAAACTCTTCTTTTTAGTCTCAGGCTTCCTTGAATTAGAAATGTCTGACAGTGGTTTTCTACCAGCAGTCTGCACTTTCCCTGATGCTTTTGAGATACTTTTCGTCTTGCTTGCATCACGTGGAATTCGAGGGCCATCAGTCTTCATTGAATTTGACAAATCACCAAGAGGTTTCCGTCTACTCACTAGTGATGCCATTGGTGCTGTGAATGAGTTCAAAGGAATATTCTGCAAAATCATTGGAACTGATTAATAACCTAGATAAACCATGCAAAATAAGGAAAAATGACTGATTTATACCATAAATTAAGTTTCAAAATGTAACTAAAAGGAATTATTCCCAAAAGCACAACCCCTCCGCCAAGCAAGTCATGAAAAATCAGATAAACCCTAAGACAGTTGCATAACTTTTCCTGTGATCTCTATAGCTCTACCGTACACTACTTGTCAATAAAATGGACGAATTCgtgaaacaaatttaatatcaggaaaaaatGGCAGTGATGtcaaattaaactattttttaatcttgtatCGAACACACAATAACATGGAATTGCCACCACCCCTCTTACATTAACTCTTGCTTGACACTAGAACTattcaaaaattcaaagtaCTTGAGATTTGGAAGTACACTGTATAATACAAAATCTAGCAACAACAGTGAGCATTAACACGAGCGAAACTGAAAATTGAGTGTGAAAGCAAGAAACAAAAGATCAATCACAAACACATTACAAGCGCACGGAGAGGGAGAGAGTTGTTCGTTTGCTGAGAAAAAACAGATGACATTTActtctaagaaaacaaaatcgaTTTGGGTTTGTCAAAAGTAAATTTAACCAGAAATACAAGAAAACGAAATCAATTTCAAGAATTTAAAACGCAATCCCAAgaattaatgataaattgaaGTTGGATTTGAGAAAGTTACCTTGTGGAAGTGATCGATTATAGGCTGCTTGACAATTGATTCTCTTAATTTTTGAGGCGCGGAGAAATTATctttgagagaaagagagaggaccGTTGTTATTATAGGGAGAGGGTTCTTTAATTTCGAAGAAAAATATGACCGTTGGAAAGACAGGTTTGATTAAGCTGCGTCGTGTTAAACGTCAGCGTTTTGAGTTGATTAAATTAAAGTCACAACGGTAACCCTTTTGTTTTGCAGGAATTAATCTTTGGCAATAAATTAGATGATAGTTAGGGaaataattaattgtattaattttaGTCGTAAGGGAATTAtcaggttattttttcaaaaaatatgaaccattttttatttaattcaattagttctttatatttcaatttctcatatctaaaacatgaattaaatcaaattttaaaaaaaaaactttcaaattgattttttattaaatcggttagatttatatatatattttttaataaattagattatttGGTTATTTTGCTCAACCCCTATAAAGAgagaattattaatattttttcgtTAATCCAATTCATATACGTGAATAGACCAAAAtgctaaaagaaaattttattttcatcatcggGCTAAACCAAACATTTAAGAAAATCAATACGGTCCTACATCCAACAACAGCACTAATGTGCTTCAGCGTCGTCACCTTTGGCCCTAGCCAAAAGGCAACGAAGACCGCACACTGCCAAAAGGAGCATGACAGGCCATGCAACTCAGAAAGACTGGAAACCCAAGAACATCCAGTTGCCCTAGATTCGAGGGAGAATGTCAAGCCGAGCAGCTCATAAATTTTGGAGCCACGAGAACTTGGAAAAGCCCTCGAAATACATGATACCGTCCCACGCCGCTTGAGGGCAATTGCACAAGAAGGATACCAAATGGACTACATTGAACACAGACCTTTCAAAACGCAATTTCTGGTCAGGGGCTATAAAAAATGGCCCCCAAACACAGTACAGCAGGGGAAAAAAGACAAAGCTTGCTAAAATGGAAGTAAACAGACGAGAAACCAAGTGATAGTAGTTCATTCTAAATCAAAATTCCATGAGACAACGAGATCCCCTCTATCACAATCCTACAAACACAACCATCCTCCATTACATAAAAGCACAAAAGATTTTGTTACACATCCAGGCAGCACTGCATCCTCAAGACGCGAAAAAGAAAATATCCTGGAGCATCACTGACTAAGTTGGCTTCCTCATGTTCCGCCCAGCCCTAATCACTTCATCCACCAGCAGCAATTGGGATGCGATAACAGGCCTGGAAAATTACAGTAGCATGATTATAGCTGAGTAAGATGTATTAAAAGTTCAAAGCTTAAGAACTTCAAGGGGTTCCTTATTGTTTAATCATTCATGGGAAGTTTGGCAAAAGTATCTCTTTATGTACATTTATGTAGTCCATAAGCCACAGGCCACTACAGGAGCTAAATAAGCATGCTGAAGAAactaaaacataagaaaaactgGACCAAGGAAAGAGACATGGGGAGGGATAGATAACAAAAAAGTTTGGAGTTCCTGAGTACCCTGAGTTTATGAGTTGGCGCTTGACAGAGTAGTTGTCGAAGATACCCTCCATTTGAGGATCAAGGGGCCCTCCTGTTTGGAGATTTATTCCAACGATGTTATCCCTGTCATGCTCTCCCTGAATAAACAAGCAAGAAACTATCGAATCAGTTCTC encodes:
- the LOC133671033 gene encoding uncharacterized protein LOC133671033, which encodes MASLVSRRKPLGDLSNSMKTDGPRIPRDASKTKSISKASGKVQTAGRKPLSDISNSRKPETKKKSFNAKLSVLTEEPDRTSAIAEEKFLHNHEECIKAQTRAMDIDEFLQSIGLNDDFSKKLGISCSPPPTITMKSPPRPLQLEAMTEQLHEDKSWEYKLDTSSPFRTPISPKQYMDWWKDHDDNCINFKLIETP